Within the uncultured Bacteroides sp. genome, the region TTTATAGATATTGATGGCGTGCTATTCAATAAAGATAAAACTGAATTAGTAGCCTACCCCAATGCAAAATCAACTACTTACACCATTCCAGACAATGTATTATCAATTGGCAGAACAGCTTTTTATTATTGCACAAAGCTAACTTCCGTTATTATTCCCAATAGCGTAACTTCAATTGGCAATAAGGCTTTTGGTTATACCAGTTTAACCTCAATCACTATTCCGGAGAGCGTTGTTTCAATTGGTAAAATGGCTTTCTGTGGATGTACAAAACTAACCTCAATTACTATTCCAGGTAGCGTTGCCTCTATTAAAGAAGGTGCTTTCTGGGATTGTACCGGATTGAAAGAAATCCACTGCAAAAATATGAAACCCTTAAAGAAACATATGTTCCCGTTCGATTACATGGACAAGAAAACATGTAAGCTATATGTTCCAAAAGGTTCGTTAGCAGCCTATAAGAAAGCGAAAGTATGGAATGAGTTTGAAACTATCATTGAAGAATAAACAATCGCTATGAATAAAACAGAAGTCGGCAAAAGAGTTGTTTCAATTGCCGACTTCTTGCTTTAATTATGCTAGATCCTTAATTATACCTTCAGACTATGCAGAAATCAGCAATTTCTCTAATATCCCGCTTTGATCTACATTATTTTCGGGATTCTTACAATAATCGAGCAAAAGAGAAATCGCATTTTTACAAATTCCATTTCCGTCTTTTAATTTATCTCTGTTCTCCAAAACAAACTTTGCAGCACATGCAAAGTAAATACTTAACAGAGACAAATTGGATCTGATAATTTTGCTGGCTGTTTTGCATATATTGAACGTAAAATCAGGAGTACCGGAAACCCAAAGAAATAAAAAATGTTCTGCATACTCTCTGTTTAAATTAGTTCTGTCTAAGGGAGTTGATATTAAATAATTAGCGCATTCAAGTACTTTATTCTCAGCATCAGAATAGTCAGTTTTCCAATTGAACTGAACGTCTTTTAACTGCGAAAAATCCTGCGAATAACTTTTTGCCGTACAGCAAACAGACAGGATAGACGAATTAAGCACATTTGTCGTTTTCATAAGGTTTGATATTAAATAATTTATTGTTTAAGCGATAAACAAAAGTAATAGATTGCAATAGAATGGTCAAAAAATACGTTGGACAAGTTTAAATCATATAAAATATTGGTTATAAGCGAATTAATTATAAATAAAGTTCAATTCCGCGACTTAAAAATTGGACATTTTATTCTTGAGAACATAAAAAAGACAAGAATCGTCCTAAAAAGGCTCTATTATATTCTCACCAGAATTATACTAAAAACAAAACCGCAATGTATCTTTAGTGCATTACTTGAAACTGGAATTCCAAGAAATATTATACACAAAATATTTGCAGTTACATAGAATCAATAGAGCTTTCAGCTTTATCTTGAATCAAGAATTCAATCTTTGAACTAAAAAAATATCGTAATTTGTTTGCGGTTTAAAACAAAGTCATTATATTTGCAGCCATAAACAAACAAATCGTAATGAAAACAATTTTAGTAAATACATGTTGGTGGCGCTTCTTACAACCTCGAAAGTCGTAAGGAAGCAGTACTCGTGTATATATACTAAAATTAATTTTAAGGATATTTTTAAGAGGCCTGTCGCACCTGCGACAGGCCTCTTTTTTTTACGCTAATTTAAAAAAACTAAAAAATAAAAGTGATGAAAACGTATCTAGTCAACGAAGAAGGTTATTATGGTGAGTTCGGTGGAGCTTATGTTCCTGAGATTCTCTACAAGTGTGTGGAAGATTTAAAAAACAACTATCTGGAGATTATCGAAAGCGAAGATTTTAAACAGGAGTTTAATGCTTTACTTAAGGATTATGTAGGACGTCCCTCCCCACTCTATCTGGCTAAACGCCTTTCGGCTCAGTATGGCTGCAAAATTTATCTGAAAAGAGAAGACCTTAATCACACAGGAGCCCACAAGATTAACAATGCAATTGGGCAGATTCTTCTGGCACGCCGCATGGGGAAAAAGCGGATTATTGCAGAAACCGGTGCCGGTCAGCATGGAGTGGCTACAGCTACTGTCTGCGCACTGATGAACATGGAGTGCATCGTCTATATGGGCAAAACAGATGTAGAACGTCAGCATGCAAATGTACAGAGAATGAAGATGCTGGGAGCTACAGTTCGTCCCGTCACTTCTGGAAACATGACTTTAAAGGATGCCACCAATGAGGCTATCCGCGACTGGTGTTGTCATCCTTCGGATACTTACTATTTAATTGGTTCTACAGTAGGTCCTCATCCTTATCCGGATATGGTTGCCCGTCTGCAATCGGTTATCAGCGAAGAGATAAAAAAACAGTTATTGGAACAGGAAGGACGTGATTATCCTGATTATCTGATTGCCTGCGTAGGTGGAGGAAGCAATGCTGCAGGAACCATATACCATTATATTGATGATGAACGAGTAAAGATTGTTTTGGCCGAAGCCGGAGGTAAGGGTATTGAAACAGGAATGTCTGCTGCCACTATCCAACTTGGAAAAATGGGAATCATTCATGGAGCTCAGACACTGGTCATGCAAAGTGAAGACGGACAAATAGAAGAACCATACTCCATCTCAGCCGGACTGGATTATCCCGGTATCGGACCTATGCATGCAAACCTTGCTACCGAACATCGTGCCACAATACTTGCCATCAATGATGACGAAGCTGTAAAAGCAGCATTTGAACTGACCCAGATTGAGGGGATCATTCCAGCACTGGAATCGGCTCATGCACTGGGTGCTTTAAGCAAACTGAAATTTAAACCGGAAGATGTAGTAGTGCTTACCGTTTCAGGCCGTGGAGACAAGGATATGGATACTTATATTGGATTTATGAACGACTAAAAAGAAGATAAAATGAAAACATATAATTTTAGAACTATTAGCAAAACTGTACTGAGCGATCTGCATACTCCCGTAAGTGTTTACCTGAAAGTACGGGATATTTATCCTGAATCGGCTTTACTCGAAAGCTCGGATTTCCACGGAAATGTGAACAGTCACTCGTATATTGCATTAAAACCTCTGGCCAGCATCGGGGTAAACAGCAATGTATGCACATCCCGCTTCCCTGATAACTCAGAACTGAAAGAAGATATCACGGATCAGTTCACAGTAGCCGATGCTCTGAACAGCTTTATCGGCAA harbors:
- the trpB gene encoding tryptophan synthase subunit beta; its protein translation is MKTYLVNEEGYYGEFGGAYVPEILYKCVEDLKNNYLEIIESEDFKQEFNALLKDYVGRPSPLYLAKRLSAQYGCKIYLKREDLNHTGAHKINNAIGQILLARRMGKKRIIAETGAGQHGVATATVCALMNMECIVYMGKTDVERQHANVQRMKMLGATVRPVTSGNMTLKDATNEAIRDWCCHPSDTYYLIGSTVGPHPYPDMVARLQSVISEEIKKQLLEQEGRDYPDYLIACVGGGSNAAGTIYHYIDDERVKIVLAEAGGKGIETGMSAATIQLGKMGIIHGAQTLVMQSEDGQIEEPYSISAGLDYPGIGPMHANLATEHRATILAINDDEAVKAAFELTQIEGIIPALESAHALGALSKLKFKPEDVVVLTVSGRGDKDMDTYIGFMND